The genomic region CGGGACCCTGCTGCTGGAGATGTCAGTTGATCGCTTGATTGTAGTGCGGTTCCCCCTGGCGGCGAGGACCATCTGCACAGCAACCAGAGCCCAGTGGGCCGTCGGTATCACCACTCTGGTTGTATTCGGCCTAAACAGTAACTTTTTCTTCACATACTTCTACGACGTGAATCCAAGCACGGGTAAGCATTCGGTACTTTTCGCCCGCTGATTTGTCAGAAACCTAGTGTTTgccatttcaaaattgatttacAATATCTTGGAAAGGGAACCCGTTGACTTGTCCGAAACCAGGAATCTTTCTTTTCCAAAACTGATTCATATCAAAATCACCTAAATCCGATAAAGGTAGTTCTTAACCAAAATCAAATAATGGATATATAATAGTTCTTCAAAAATTAAAGGAAGGTAGTTCGTTGCACCCAATCATGATCATTTTAGTCTAACATTATGACATCGCCTGCCTATCCAATAACGGACAAAATATGACACCAAATTTAGTGTCGCTTCGGGGTTTACCTAATGTAGCAGTATATATACCCCGTAGTGTTCCATTGTTAACTTTAGCAAATGGCACGCACGATTTAGATCATATACTTACAGGCGAAGAATTCATTAAACCGGACGTCCCAAATAACCCAGCATTGGAGGCTTTTGGGTCGAACTTTCAACTCGTTGCTGGAACGTTACTACCCTTCACTGGGATTCTTATCGCCAACATCTGGATCATCGTCACGGTAAAGATGGCATCCGACAAATGGAAACAACCGGAAACCAAATCCGGACAAGATGGCGGCAAAAACAAACGTGAGGAGGGGGCACAGCATTTGACGCGACAGCTCGTTTTGGTCAGCGTTGCTTATATCGTCTGTTCTATACCTTTCAGGGTGTACGACATGGCAGCACCCCTGGTGTATGATTTGACCAACGAATATTTGTATCATCGATATCTTTGTGAAATGGTTGGCGTAAATGGCATGTGGCAGTTCAGCTACGCGGtgaatttttatctttattgtaTTGGCGGCAGGAAGTTTCGAAATGATGCAAGGGAAATCCTGTTGCGACCATTTACTGCATGCAAGAATAAATAGGCAGCAATCGTTAGAAGAGTATAAGAGATTTGACAATACAGCTTAGCAATGTCgatcaatacattgagggtcaagatgcccgAACACATGCACCGCCAGTTTGTCCAGTCGATGGCGAACAACTTGCAACGTGTACCTGAACTGATTTTGTACTTGTACTTACGATACGGAGTGATTAATTTACCTCAATAATTAGTGTACATGATGTTATGTCCATCCATAGTTACCAGATGAACAGGCAGAGTAATTTTATCAAATAAATCCAAGATCGAGTGCACGATTTGgctgtttttcttgtgatgaACCATTGCATTGTTTTGCCCCTTATTATCTTGCAGTTAAAATTATTCTGGCCGACTTAATACACGGActcaatacacggtctattgtctttgaacgaagaccgctcgcacctaggcatAAATTAACATTGTTTTACAGTCTTATTGAATGGGTATCAGGACAAATCCTTATCGAACTGACCCCCAAGAAACCGCTTACAATGGGGTAGATAGACAAAGACCGACAAGGGTAAATAAACGGAATGACACAATGACACAGGCATTCCCTCTGTGGGGATAGACTGcttggaaggcctgccttgaATGTACAAGGTTAAGATAAAGCTCTCAATCAGCTTGGGAAATGATATAGTACGAGGGTCTTAGTGGTAGTATAAAATCATACCAACACTTGTTTGAGGGAACAACGGACTGCACTCGAAGATTTATGCTATAAATGAAAAGCTACAGAAGAAGATCGAAATCGCGTCCTTGTGTCTGGTAGTCCGGGGCCGGTTGTTAAAAGCCTGGTTAGTTTTGGCGACTGCTAATTTCTAGTGACCACAAATAAACTTAGCGGAACCCTTGGGGTGCCGCTTAAACTTGCCGGTACCCCATGGCAGAGCCCTTGAGATTCCGCTGACTTCGCGGTGACATAGCGGCAGATCAACGGTACAAACTTTGCAGCACGTGAAGGTAACTGTGGTTTAGCGGCCGCCAAGCCACCGTTATCAGACAGCGAAGccttgaacaaccgggccctggtcgcTGTCGTAAGTCCATCTGAACCGGGGCCAACTATTGGCCGAACGCCTTGATGAATTTGAAGTGGCATTCGGGCCATGGCAGGCAATATCTTGTCATGATGATGCCATTGTCGACCTCATCCCCAGTCGCCTCGGCATATTCTGAAAAATGGAAAACAGGACATTGACTCATCGACTCAAAgtttgaacttatatttaaattctaaaattctaaaaattgtgttgggtcACAAATTATGTTGAAAAAAGCCCAAACTCTGAAAAGACCGGCCCTGTAGTTTTCCCAAAAGCGgcccaaaaggacagtgacattaaCTTATGAAGCAGACTATCTGTGATGTATTTTTAGTCTCCTCCTGGAGTCTATATATACTTACCACAATGGCACGCGCTGTTGAAATCTGAAAGGACAAGTTGTGTGTTCAATacggagttttcgcaaagcttcgaaacgccaacgcgaacgcctatcccattgttcgagttCCTGATCACCCGTGTCGAACAAAGTGGCCGGGACAGGCGTTTGCATTTTGGTTTCAGGGATTTGTGAAAACTCCTTTATGAACATGATTCACGTGTATTTACACAAAGGCGGAACGGAATCGAATTGACGGAACACGATAAAATCATCATCTTCAAGAGTTTTCTAATTCGAGGGAGGAGTAGCGGGAGACAATGCCGGGCCGATACTTTCGCTAAGATAGAGCTACTGTTTATAAAAGTGCAGCTCAAGCCTGGCGCGCGGATTGGCGAAGAACGAGAGCTAACTCCGCAATACGTCGTTCCATTCTCCGGAGCAGCGgcgcctcatcacactactatcactgcgcaAGGATTATGACGTCAATCgtactaatacatgtatatacgaaACCAGCCTGGCTGGGGATGATTCTTACATATTTGGCAACACATTTCTCCGGAAGAACAACCAGCTCTTGCTTGCAGCCTGTATTCGCCTTTACATCTGTGGTCCACGGTTTTGTTCACACACATTCCAGTCGCAGGTCCGCCATCGCAGGGGAATTCTGAAAAAAGAAGACCAGGTTAATTCTGGGGGAGTTATGTTGAATCGGTATTCAACGTGCGCGTGTGCAACTTCTCTCCTTACTGACCCTTTAGGGCGATTTTTACTATAGGGAGGGGACCAGGTGACCCGTGAGCGCGTGATAAGCTAACATGGGTCTTTATTGACTTTTTAGGTGATTTGtcttgtaggaggaaaccgggcaACCCTTAGGCCGAAGAGAGTCTCTCTCAGTCGCTATCACATGAGTACGATCGATAGATTTATTGATTAATGGTACTTACTGCAGCACTGTTCGCCCGTTTGACATCCCTTTCTGTTAATTAGCTTACCCTTCCCTGCACATGAACCAACCGGTTTACACTCGCCAGCTGGGTCTGCGCTGCACGCTTTTTCTGGAAACACAAGAATAAGGTGAAGCATAACTGGAGAAAGAAATATCAGTTAGGCCTATCATTGTTCATTTTGTAGCAATTGCTTATACTACGgcttacatgtacactgtacattgaaCTTTTGGCGTGTCCATCCTGAGATCTGTTTTTTGTCATACacactcctacctcgtatacaaaatatcgaagGGGGAGTATATTGAAGTTCACGGTTACGTCAGGATATGACGTGTCTGGCTTATGATGTCGGATAATGGCAGTAATCGATAGCTGCATTCGACTCCCTGTTTTTTTTAACAAGGACCGATGTTCTTCAACGATTCGAATATCCGTGAACGCGTTCGCCGGATTGTTCTTGTTCCGAATCTAACTCAACTTCGAGACCGGGAACTGATATTGCGGACAAAACTCGGCATGTTTGAAAGTGTCGTTTTTGTCATTTCCATGCTACTTAAAAGCTTAGAGTCTGCGGTATTGCAACCCTGTTTAAAAATAAAGTTGAACTGCAGCAGACTCGAAGATTTAAGTAAATCGCCAAATTTGCGGCATTTTGTTCGATCATTCTTGCTGCGTATCATTGCGTACATCATACACGCATTACACGTGCAATGGACGCCAAGACTGAaaataatttacatgtataaggtATGAGGCATTATAAGGTATGAGAAATGTACTTACTACAGCACCGTTTGCCTTTCGGGCATATTTTCGTGCCTAGAATATCGCCTCCTGAACATGAAGAGTCAGTATCATCCAGACACTGCCCACCGTTATTTTTATTGCAAGTGAACTCTGGAAGCAAACGAAGCAATTTGTAGTTACTGTAAATAGCCAAATTTTTGCGTCTCTTTAATTTcggtaaagaaattgatggCGTCTCTTAAATTTcggtaaagaaattgatggTGTACATGTCAGTATTAGGAAATTTGTTTCGGTTTCTCttcaaatccaaaaaaaattcGCGGTTTTTATTTCGGGAACCGccgaattcaggcctagccaaaTGCACGGtctgttgtctttaaacaaagcccgctcggtTTCCGGCTGTGATGGAAACCGACACGAATACTTACTACAACAGCGTTTGTTTCCGTGACATGTTTTTGTGTCTAGCCAGTCTTTTCCATCGCATGGAGGATTGTTACCATAACCTTTCAAACAACCTCTATTGGAGGGATTTCCGATTTCGCAAGTGTACCCTGGAGACAGAAGGAGGACAACTTTAGCTGAATGAGCCATTAAAGCTTCCGGTCCGCTCGACtcgcatgccgatccaccgttgttgtgcgtatatccaacCTTCAGGAAAGGCGGAGACTTTacgactgatattcaccgccgataagtcggcatgcccGTCTCGTGACTGACATCAGGACAGACCTGAGGCAGGTTAACCGCAATATactaatttttcaattttgtacacatgCGCAACCCCCTGAACACTCATAGGGATATTTGAAATCTTCTTGCACAAATCTATGCAACGTCTCTGATTCCTATTGCGGTTCTTTTTGACATTGGCGCCATATCTCGCGACATAAACTACACATTATATTTCTCATTAGAAATAAATATGGAAAGTCAGACCTCACTGCAATTCGAAAAATCGAATTTTGGTACTTACTACAGCACTTTTTGCTTCCCGGACACGATTTGGTGGTCAGCACGTCATCGTCTGATGGGCAGGTATTTTTACAATCACCATTAGGGTAGCAGTTGGCTGGATCGAAACAGATGAAGATCAGGAAATAACATGTTTAAAAACCCCTATAAAGAGTCTGAGAATGACAACTGAACGTATCAATGTTGTAGCCGGTACTATTTACGCTGGACCGAAACTCTATTTATTGATGAGGTTTTttgtccctgcttgaattggccaccaTTGAATTCTGAAGATTCACGAACTGAACGGCTCATCTGAGGGTCATCAGGTCGGGTCTACGCAagcaagggcaaataaacgtGATGATTTGGTCGGACGTAATCAATCAAGGGCAAATAAACGTTATGATTTAGGTCGGACGTAATCAATcaagggcaaataaacgtaATGATTTGGTCGGACGTAATCAATcaagggcaaataaacgtaATGATTTAGGTCGGACGTAATCAATCAAGGGCAAATAAACGTTATGATTTGGTTGGGTCTAAGCAagcaagggcaaataaacgtaATGATATAGGTCGGACGTAATCAATcaagggcaaataaacgtaATGATTTGGTCGAGTCCAAGCAAGCAAGAGCAAATAAACGTAATGATATAGGTCGGACGT from Lineus longissimus chromosome 19, tnLinLong1.2, whole genome shotgun sequence harbors:
- the LOC135503056 gene encoding WAP four-disulfide core domain protein 3-like → MKSLLCHAALLLISAAGARATAPNCYPNGDCKNTCPSDDDVLTTKSCPGSKKCCRYTCEIGNPSNRGCLKGYGNNPPCDGKDWLDTKTCHGNKRCCKFTCNKNNGGQCLDDTDSSCSGGDILGTKICPKGKRCCKKACSADPAGECKPVGSCAGKGKLINRKGCQTGEQCCKFPCDGGPATGMCVNKTVDHRCKGEYRLQARAGCSSGEMCCQIYFNSACHCEYAEATGDEVDNGIIMTRYCLPWPECHFKFIKAFGQ